TAGCCTCTGCCAACAGAGAAGATAAGACGGAAAAAGGAAAAGACGCGTTGCCATGATTCCACCCTCCCAATTTCGTGTTAACCAAAACAACAATTAAATGTTCCCATCCTAAATTGATGGTTCAAAATTGATCTTGATTGAACCTGTTGTCGGCCTCTACCACATTGAGGAAAACTTGCGAACAGGCCTTCACCATGGGCATCGTTAGAGCACTCGAATCCAACGTCGTAGCTCGACGAAGAACATGAAGACAATCGAGGCGTCACCTCCGAAATAGTGGATAGTTTATCGCCTCCCAAATAACATAAATCAATGCATGCATATAAGCTATGAAGTTAGGTAAGAACTCTACCGCAGAGGCGTTGAGCCAAATAAGTCCGTCCTCGACAAAAGAGAAGAGGCGAAACAGATCTCCATAGTAGTTGGCCACAACAGGAGGAGGTGCTCCAGGGACTCGATTTGTTCCTAAAAAAATCCACAGCTGGAATTCACATCCATGCGTTTCCAAACCAAGGCCTCTTTCACCGAAAGATACCGCAAAACAGCTCTCCAAGCAACCATaaacaaatgaaataaaaatttaggcttaattgcacttttagtccCCCAACTactgccttcctgcgaaaatcatccacaaacttcaaaattagcaaaaaaacgtcctccaactgtacatgttgttgcacttttggtctgctGTTTGCCTTACATGAGAAAACTAACTTGAGAAGCTGATGTGACTCCCTCACGCGTGTCTTACatgactttcttcagagagcttgatgactggacaagtcacatgcttctcacgtgactctaaaagggttccatggtgaagaagacgatggagaaagaagatgatcGTTGGAGCCTTTCAGAGTTACGTGAGAAACATGTGACTTGTCCAATCATCAAGCTCTttgaagaaagtcacgtgagatGCGCGCGAGGGAACCACATCaacttctcacgttagttttctcacatAAGGCAAACGActgaccaaaagtgcaacaacagatatagttggaggacatcttttgctaattttgaagtttggggacgattttcgcaagaAGACAATagttgagggaccaaaagtgcaattaagccaaaaatttACTACAGAGAAATGGAATTAAATCCTAAAGGAAACATCCCTTGGGAGGTTGAGGTTGGATCGATCTTGAGCATATGGTGTTACCGGACTAGTACATATTGAAGAAATTCATGACTACCTCCTCAAAACATGCAACACGTCATCTTAAGTAATAATGATAAGTAAGAGTGTCGTCTCCCCAAAGACTTGTGTTTTCCATGTGAACGTCAATCGAACTATGatgaaatatttattaaaagttacaaaattataaaatgtaGCTATGAGATAAAGGCGATTGAGGTTATAATTAGTCTCTCATATTATAATTTAATCTCATTTTAaacttaaataaatttaaatgaaGACCAATATCTTTATTATGTGTTAAATACCTAATATTATATATCAATTCCTAGATTTATAGTCCCATTAATCAAATTCAGAACTCTAATTCTTAGGTAATCCTAAATTTAAAAAGCATTAAGTACCTAATATTATAAGATCTCGCAAACCTCAAGGATTCAAGGTATATTTACCTAAATTCAAGGTATACCTAAATTAAGTACCTAATTTTTCTTATCCCTTTTACTAAACATCAAGCCTCCGATAAGCCTCCGATAATTAAGTATTCGGTAGGAACACTGGAGGACCAGCACCACTTCAACGGAGAATACTCAAGCTGAGAAGTTCATCACTAGGAGAAACATGAATATGGCGCCGATAAGGAGTAGACTGGGAGTATCATTGTTCGTCGATGGCCTGGTGGAGCAAACCACCTATCAGCAGATAAGGGAAACCTTTTCAAAATTTGGCACAATCCTAGGAGTTTTTGTTCAAAGAACGAAGAAGAGGCAAAGAAACTGTAAATTTGGGTTTGTCAGATATAAGTTTGAAGGGGATGCAATGATGGCATTGAGAAGACTGGATGGCAAACCTATGAATGGTGCCCCTATGATGATCACTAAGGCAAGATATCTCAAGAGCCCTGTTAGTAGAATGTCCAATCTAGTGAGGAATCTATCGGGATCCTCAGAAGTCGTGCCCAGAAAAACGTCAAAGAAAGTGTGGGTAATAAAACAGAGGCACATTTCTCAATCTGAATCAGCTTCAGCATGTGACATGATCTTCAACTCATCAGAGGAAGATAGACAGGGGGTGTCAAGAACTCTTAGAGCCACGTTGAGGGGAGTTCAAAATTTACAATCGGTGGACGAATTCTTAATCTCAAAAGGGATACAGGGAGTCAATCTCATTTCATTAGGGGCCAAAGAAGTTGCATTGGAATTTAAGGATAAAGCACTTATGGAGAGTTTCTGGGTAAGGGAAGGATTGGTCTTGGGAAGAAATTTTGAGCTTTTCCAGAAAGCGCCCATCCACTTTGTTCCTACTAGACACTTTTCTGGATTAGATTAAAAAATGTCCCTTTGGGAGTTTGGAACTCCAATTTCTTTGCTAGTCTCGTATCTAAGAGGGGGACTCTAATTAGAATGGATGATATGACAAGAGATAACGAGAGCTTTGATTATGCTAGGTTGCTGGTGATGTCCTCTATCCCTTCCATAACATATTGTGAAGTCAGGGTCAAGGTGGATGACAAAATTATCCCAATCTTCATCCAAATGGAGACAAGTCCAAATCATCCTCAGATATCTAGAAATTATTCGGGAGAATCGGGCTATACCTCTCCTCTTCAAACTGAGTGTAATGGCAATGATACTGGGGATTCATCTTTGGAATCCCAGGTAGCTGCCACGCCGGAGATAGCGGTGGTAGAGCTACCATATGACATCTTGGTGACGAAAGCAGATGAGGGTGGGGACGACCAAACTCAGTCTGAGTCTGACTCTTTATAGTTGGTACTGATTGTAGGGAGACCCAGGAGGGTGGATATTCAACTTTCCTATCTCagatatatttttaaaactCTTAAGGAGAAAGATTTTTGGAGGATTCCTAATTGGAGAAAAGATACTTTTGTATTATTTGCTGGTGCACAACCTATCCTTAAAATAGCCATTGACTTCCTGAACATATTACCTGCTACGCTGCCCTGGCCTCTTAACCTCTTTTCTCATATGCAAAAGCCAACACCAGACCTACTAGGTCTTCACGCAGCTCCCACCCAATTGGGGATACCTTCACCTCTTCTAGTTTCGGGTAGTAAACCCATTTGTGACATTGGGCTCCAACTCCAGGGCCCATTACCCATTGATGGGCCCAATTTCACACTGTTTGTTGATTTGGGTTGGTTGGAGGTGGTAATTCCTGAACATAACTTAGAGAGTGGTGGATCAAAATTATACATCCCTTCTACAGACATTGACCCCACTAAGGAAGATGATTCCTGTCCTATTGCTTCATCGAGCTCACAGGACTACAGGAGATTGTGTCACACATAGAGAGATTGGAGGTAATTAGGGGAAGAGGGAGACGAGGATGACCGGCGAGAGCTCAGAGTGAGCGGCGGACAGGGTCTCAATCAACACGCTAGAATGCGCGCCACCCCTCCTCTGGGGCGTCTTCGGCATCGCCTTCTGCATCTTTACCCAGCAGCAACTCGTCTTCTTTCATCGTGCAGGGGGCACAATCGACCCCTCATTCGGACTATGGTGTAATTACCAGAGCCCGTCGTGCATTGTCTCTAGGTGCCACAGTTTGTTCACGTCACCTGATCCCACAAAAGCCAAAACCTTTATCTTCACACCAGCAATGTGTCATATAGCAATTGGTCCCAGCTTTAAGGTTGAATTCCAGTGCTCCACGCACCACCATTCTTACGGTGGACCTTCGTCATGATTGTAGCACGTGGCAGAGAAGAAAATATCAACCGCAGGATCTCCGCAGGTGCGAGGTAGATTTCATGGAACAGCAGCGCCGGATCCGCTCTTTTATTCctaattttaacattaaataaaaatcagataaataagataaaaatctcaaaataaaccaactaaattctaatcaaatctataattcaaaaagtcctaattaaagatagataaaaactaacaaaataaaaataagataacaacttaaaataaacttatctaatcctaaatgaaagtaaataaatcctaataataattaaatagaatataaagctaatttaaatcctaataaaatctagagaaataatataaaatgtagaaaaatactaaaactaaataaaaatattaaaatgcatgaaataggTCTAGAGTGTCCTAAAATGattaaaatatcttaaataatacattaaaatgcatgcaaataaactaggaaaatagccttaaatcccgggtcatcatacccctatactcaacgacagcttgtcctcaagcgaaaacttaaggttgcttgtcctcaagctcAAGAAAATAGTTCAAAGTAAGATGCTAGTATACATATTTTCACAAAGATACATGGAATGAGTTACTCAAAATAGTTCATGCAGAAAATGAAGCTTTAAAAAACTAAGTAACCTTTAGTAAGTGCAAACAAGAATTATATAAAATACCAAGATGTGGGGTTTCACATTTTATTCCTAATTCCCCAACCCCATATTGAGAATTCACTACTGATGGCCAACAGTCTTATTTTATTATGAGCACACACatgtttctttccttttcaatttAGCTTTTTCCCAACCCTTCACAGTTATTACCAACTTAGGGCGAAATTGTTGTCTTTTATTTAACAAGGTCAGAATATGATTGGGGGTATGCTCAGTGGTGCAAATACTTCCCATTCCCTTACTCACATTCTTTccctattattatttttttcatttttagcaCTTTAGCTTTACTTTCACATGTGTGCCCCATTTTTAACCTCACAGCCAAAAAGAGTGTAGACTCAATATAAAGATTAAAAGgaaaactacatattttatGCATTATCCCCACTAACCTGGAATCTTAATAACCTTACTGCACTTTCCCAAAACTCACTGAAGTCTCTATCACCTCACTCTCCACATGTTCCACAAGTTTCACTCACACTCATGCATCAAACACTTTTTATTATAACTACTAGCATCAAACCCAAaacatatattaaaaacaacaaGCATTATTCAAGCATAAAAGTGTGAATACCAAGAATCCAAGGCATGTGCATACTAGTGTGTGCAATCGAAATAACTAAATGTTAAATGCATgatcatgaaattaaatgagagaTGAGTGGTTCAGTAAAACTCCATGCACTCAGATTAGGTGCAAACTTGAAAGCACCAGGACATGGTCAGTTGGGCCCTCTAACTCAGATTAATTCCTGTAAAATCACTTAATCCTTGCAAAAATGAGCACACAAATTAAAACACCACAAAATAACTCAAATAATTCATGAGAACACTAAGactcaataaaaaaatagaaactcaaactaaaaagaaaaatcttttaattttttaatttataattttttgaaattttctaatttttcctGAAATTTTTAGATATATGTTTTTTCCAGAAAATTGAAGAgaagggaaagaagaagaaaaccgcGTGAATGAGAAAAGGAAATAGAGAACAAGAATACGTGACTAATAAAACAAAAGGGAAAGagattgtttttaatttttttaaataaatgagaTAAGTTTTAGATAAAAACcaaatcttttatttttaaaatcaaacttGGTGCTATAGCACCAACCTTTCAAAGGAACCGCGCCAAATTAGTGCTGGAAATTCCAGCCCACCCTTAGCTTATGCTATAGCCTGGAAATTGCCTTGAAATAGCATCGTTGTCGTGCTGCAATTTCCAGTGGCCGTGACTAGcagtatttcttttttttttttttatactaacATTAACAATAAGAAAACAAAagcagtaaaaaaaattaaacctaaGAAACCAAAACGAAATAGGAATTAAAACtaaggaaataaaattaaaactatcACTTGGGTTGTCTCCTAAGAAGCGCAATGTTATAGTCTTTGCTAGACTCCCCTAGACTCAGAATGTCATCCGGGGTTTATCCTATAGTGCATTGCACTTCCGGGATCTTTCAGCTGAGCACACATATTAGTTAGATTTTTGCATGCAACCTCAAGAGCAAAAACACAATCATTACATTTTGAATTAAGAGGGATaggaaatttttcatttttcttacgCTTTGGCTTCCATTGGAAGCACTCACCTTTTACCTTCTCCTCTGAGTTGAGAACCTTGCTCATTGAGTAGACTTTCTTAGTTTGGTCGCTCTGCGTgttctcctttttcttcttatttgatGCTCCAGCTTTTTCTTTAAGGAAGAACTGCTTCAATTTCTCATCACTCCACTCGTCCATCATCTCCACCAAGAATGCATCATTCTTCTCAATTTGCTTTGGCTTCTGGTCAAATATGGTGAAAGTGATTTTCTCATCAGCTACCCTTAAAGATATTGTTCCTTTTCCCACATTTATTTTCGCCTGGGAAGTGGCTAGGAACGGTCTTCCCAGAATCAATGGTATTTTAGAGTCCTCGTCCATATCAATTATCACAAAATCCACCGGGAACTCAAACTCTCCTACTCTCATTAGCACATCTTCAACAACTCCCCAAGGAGTCACCATGGAGCGGTCTGCTAGTTGAAGCATCACCATTGTTGGCTTCAGCTCTCCAATATTAAGTCGCTCGAACATTGATAGGGGCATTAAGTTGACGCTTGCCCCTAAATCACATAAAGCTCTCACTTCCTTTGAAGCCCCAAAATTAACAGGTAGAGTGAAACTACCTGGATCCTTTCGTTTAGGTGGAAGCTTCTTTTGTAGAATAGCGCTACACTCCTCAGTAAGCTCAACGATGTCATTCTCTTCACTCAACTTCCTTTTCTTAGAAAGTATCTCCTTCATGAACTTGGCATATTGAGGCATCTTTTCTAAAACTTCAAAGAATGGGAGATTCACACGCAACTTTTTAAACATCGAAACAAACTTGGAGAATTGCTTCTCCAACCTTCTTTTTGCTATGTTAGTAGGGAAAGGGGGAAAAGGAACTTTTGTAAACTTATTATTTTCTAACTCTACTtttctctcttccttttctttctctttccgctctttcttttcctcaatgctctcttttttctctttttcattattctcaccccctttttcttttctctcgcTCAAAGTTATTCCGCTCCTTAATGTAATAGCAGAACAATTTTCCTTGGGGTTAGGCACAGTGTTACTAGGAAACATACCTGGCGGTCTTTCAGCGAGTTGTTTTGAGATTTGACCAACCTGGTTCTCCAGATTTTTGATTGAAGCCTCTTGGTTCTTGAAATTATTGCGAGATTCATTGATGAAACTCTTGGTGGTTTGAGCCAATTCCCCCACAATGTCTTCCAAGCTCTTCTTTCCAGCTCCTTCATCTTGTTGAGGTGGTTGCCTTTGCTCCTGATATTGACCCCGCTGGTTGGAATATTGTCCTGAATCTCCTGATTGAGTCGACTTATTTTGCCCTCCCCAAGAGAAGTTGGGGTGATTCCTCCAACCTGCATTATAAGTATTGGAATATGAATTATTTTGGGGGTTAGTCAGTATTTTTACCTCCTCATTGAATTTTGCATCATCATTGCCCACATGGCAGTCATCCAAACGCTTCACTATGGCATCCATTTTCTGAGACAACTTCTTATTTGAGGCTAGAACGACATCATATGTGTCTACTTCTTGAACACTTTTTCTGTTCTGCCTGTCGTTGTTGGAATGCATAGCTCTGGTTGCTAGATTATTAATTATCTCTAAGGCTTCACTGGTGGGCAAAACATCAAAAGCTCCACCTGGAGCTGCAGTATCTAATTTGTCTCTGGTATAATCATTCAATGaggtataaaaaattattacctGATCAGTGAGAGAAATATTATGGCTTGGGCATTTCCTTAGAAGCTCATTGAACCGTTCCCATGTCTCATATAAGTTCTCTTGATCCATCTGGAGAAAGGAGTTGATCTCTTGCTTTAACTTCCTCGTGCGGGTTGCTGGAAAAAACTTTGATGTAAATTTCTTGGCTAGGTCATCCCATGATACAATACTGTGTGGAGGTTGAGACCTCAACCAAGATGCAGCagaatcccttaaggaaaaggGAAACAACATCAACCTTACTGTGTCTAGAGTGATTCCCTGTTTCTTCAATGGGGTGCATTGCTCTGTGAATGTAGCCATATGAGCATAGGGATCTTCGAGTATACTCCCTCCAAATTGGTGCTGGCTCACTAGGTGCATGAAGTAAGTTGGCACCTGGAAATTTTCTGGAACATCAGTAGGTGGAACAATACTTCCCTGAAATTCAAAGCTTATGTAAGGAGTAGTTATCTCCCGGATGGATCTCCTGGCATTTTGTTCTTCTAACTCTCTGTCTCGTTGAATTCTCCGGGCTTCATAATCTGCATCATATTGCCCTTCAAATTCAGCTCGAATCCTCGCCTCAATCTGTTCCGGTGTCTCAGCCATTGTTTTTGCTTGTTTTTGCTTTCTCTATTGAGCTCGATTCTTTCGAGCAGTCTTCTCGATCTCAGGATCAAAAAGAAGGGAATTACGATCAACGGTACCTCGCATACACTAGCAAAAAAATGTTAGTAATACCAGCACAATAAAagcaaagataaaaaaaatatagtaaaaTCTTAAAAGTAAGAAATAGGTTCTATTATTCTAGACTAAAGtgcaatccccggcaacggcgccaaaaacttgataactcctaggcaagtgtacctattcgttaagtagtaataaattatcgaaCTCAAGGATTGCGGTCGTCTAAAGAAATTTAAcctattaaataactaaaaagacTAGTAAAAAGGTTTTCGGGGTAAATAattgttgaaaaagaacttaatttAAAGTTGCAAAGTTTAGCGAAAAGCAAATACGTAGTATTGAGAGCAATCAAAAGGGGAAGTACCTAGGGTAGGATTTCATCAATTtcacttatgttcttaatagactAATTAACTCATGAATTTCCAAACTTATTTATGATGCTTGCCTAAGTTTCTATGTGATAATCTCTTAACTATGCAGAACTTCCAATTAAATTGCTAACACTAATCTCTTAGTTCTTAGACGAATTTAATTGGAGAATTAAAACACTCAGTTACTAGCCAACACAATTAGAAGTTACCCTTATCTCTAAGGCGTAGGCGTTCCTAATCAATTTCTCACCGGATCCCTATTTTCTACCGATTTCTCAATCGCATACAAAATAGCAAAGTTAATCTTCATGCATAAAGATTCAAAtataaaagatgagaaattcataaataaaactaGGATTCATGAGTCAAAAACTAAATCAAAACATAAGGTCAAGAGAATCAAACCAGACACCCCAAGTACCTACggaggtttagccaagcatggcttccatgatcaaataatttattgaaataaaaagggTTCTTCAAAGAGCACAAAGTGGTGCTAGGGTGAGAAGAAGGCTCAAGCTGCTCTCAATATCAATTTCACGTTCTGCTTTTTTAATCCCCCCATCACGTTCCAATCTCCCAATATATATACTTCCTCTTTCTTTATATTGGCTGCGTGTTctattactttttctttttgttcacgTCACCTGATCCCACAAAAGCCAAAACCTTTATCTTCACACCAGCAACGTGTCATATAGCAATTGGTCCCAGCTTTAAGGTTGAATTCCAGTGCTCCACGCACCACCATTCTTACGGTGGACCATCGTCATGATTGTAGCACGTGGCAGAGAAGAAAATATCAACCGCGGGATCTCCGCAGGTGTGAGGTAGATTTCATGGAACAGCAGCGCCGGATCCGCTCTTTTATTCcttattttaacattaaataaaaatcagataaataagataaaaatcttaaaataaaccaactaaattctaatcaaatttataattcaaaaagtcctaattaaagatagataaaaactaacaaaataaaaataagataacaacttaaaataaacttatctaatcctaaatgaaagtaaataaatcctaataataattaaatagaatataaagctaatttaaatcctaataaaatctagaaaaataatataaaatgtagaaaaatactaaaactaaataaaaatattaaaatgcatgaaataggCCTAGAGTGTCCTAAAATGattaaaatatcttaaataatacattaaaatgcatgcaaataaactaggaaaatagccttaaatcccgggtcatcagtgCTTTTTATATGGCAACTGATGGAAGATAAGATTGCGGTCAAATTGAACTTGCTGAGAAGGGGAATCCTTATTGAGAACCATGGGCTCTGCGATTTATGTGGTCTTGAAGGAGAAACTATATTTCACCTCATGCTGTGTTGTCATAGAGTTTGGGGCCTATGGACTGCAATTTTGGCTAGAGAACAGATATCGTTTTGCATCCCCTCTACCTTTCAGCAACTAATGTCAGAGTGGCCATCTCTTCGTATTAAATCAGATTTGCTTCTATGAAAAACCATACTTTATGCCCTGTGCTGGTCAATTTGGCGTGCCCGCAATGATACGATTTTTAAGCAGAAGGAATTTTCCTCAGAAGCAGTGTGGGATAGCCATATTATGCATATCATGTGGTGGGTAAAAGCCTGGTGGATCGAATGCCCATTCTCCATGTATGATTTTACTTAACATTTTGAGAAGATAAGACTGAAAACTATGGCTCCTAAGGTACGTGTGGCTGATtggaaccaccaccaccccctcTGCGCCTGGCCTGCTTAAATTCAATGTTGATGGCTCCTCACGGGGAAGTCCGGGGACCAGTGGGATCGGGGGCGTGTTGAGAGATGCTCATGGCACTATCTTGGATCATTTTTTCCATGGCAGTAGGTTCTATGTGGGCATATATGGTAGACGTAAAAGCTATCCTCAATGCTCTTTTATTCTGCAAAAATTATGGCTTAAAAAATGTGATGGTAGAGAGCGACTCAACTCTCGCGGTTGGATGGGTGATTACTAAATCAAACCGACCTTGGAAGCTATTGAATGACATCAACCAAATTGATCATCTTATTTCTGAAGTGAACTGTACAAGAGCTTTCCACATTTTCAGAGAAGCAAATACTATTGCAGACTCTTTGGCAAAGGAAGGATGTAATCGTGTTGCTCCTTTGGTTGAAGTTCTTCACTCTGCTGCTGTCTTGAATTCCTGATTTGCAGTCTCTCCACTCTAGCGTATTGCTGCTACAGAAGTGTCGCCTATCTCTAGTGATTTGGTCTCTTGTTTTGTTGTCTGTTAGAGTTTGTTTCTCTCCTGTTCTAGCTAGTTTTATTCCCTTAGCTTTAGTTTATATATCTTTCTGTTGCTCTTTTGTTTCCGTTCTGTTTTGGTACTGGATATTTTTACTTTGGGCCTTGTTTTTGCCCAGTTGACTCTTTTGTAACCTTTGCCTTCTATGATTAAATTCAGCATCTAAAAACAAATTAAGTATTGGGTACCGATTAAGAAGGTGACGACTTTACTTATTCACGGTGCATACTTGGGTACCCATAAATTCAAATGAGTGTAGGCTACAGGAGTGAGGTGTACCAATAATGTGTGGACACTAGATCCTTATTTATACTATTCATGTTATGACCTCAGTTGAATTATAGCTTACTAAATATGCCCTCACactttttaataattatgtatgtaaaactattttaccacTGTTAAAATTATGCCACTCACGTACAAAGTCAAAATAAACATTACAAACATCAATACAATGAGAGAACAAACATGAAAAAACGAGGAGAAAAAACAGAGGGGAACGAAGACCCAGTACAAACAGAACACAGTAAGGGAAAATATAAGAACACTGAATGATTTTGCAAACCCCAAAAAATGCAAAAGCAAAAACCAATCTCACTGCAAAACACCTATTCTTCGGATCCATCCCTCACTTTCTACCGTAGAGGCATCCCTCTCACGCGCGAAGAAACCGTCGGCACCGTCACGCTCCGCGACCACAAGCCCAACCGATTCCTCAGGTTCGCAATCGACGAGGGCACTGGTTGCACCCCCTGCATCCTCTGGCTCAACCACGTCTCCTCCCCGCATCTCGCACGCCGCCGGAGGCCGCATGATATTTGCCTCATCGCCGACGCAGCTGAGAGCTCTGCCGCGCTGGTGAAGGTGGGGGTGGTTGCGCGGGTGAGGGGGCGAATCACGACGTTTAGGGGTTCGGTGCAGATCACGGTTTCGGATGTTGTGTTGGAGAGGGACCCGAATAAACAATAAACACAGCATACCGCGATCAGAATGAACGGCCAGGAAAAGGACACAATCAGTAGAAGCAGGAAAAGGCGGAATGTCCCAGCAGATTCATGTAGCCCAGACACAAATTGATTCGTTAACCCACAATTGGATCCAGA
This portion of the Lotus japonicus ecotype B-129 chromosome 3, LjGifu_v1.2 genome encodes:
- the LOC130743918 gene encoding uncharacterized protein LOC130743918, whose product is MVDVKAILNALLFCKNYGLKNVMVESDSTLAVGWVITKSNRPWKLLNDINQIDHLISEVNCTRAFHIFREANTIADSLAKEGCNRVAPLVEVLHSAAVLNS